A single genomic interval of Acidimicrobiales bacterium harbors:
- a CDS encoding ferritin-like domain-containing protein — translation MATDADILGRDEQDDLDWILDQKPDWEATIRTVEANADTIFTWDYERSRLPLSKLYEKAKTAQWNGSTDLDWSQDVDQEKLAAMSPDANPEMLAAMGIDLTGTPMAKWSDKEWQELAIHQQNFMLSQFMHGEQGALICTAKIVETVPWIDAKYYAATQVMDEARHVEVFARYLDEKLNGHFPLNPHLGMLLDDIISDERWDFTYLGMQIMVEGLALAAFGLVQAVTPEPLLQKLLRYVMSDEARHVAFGVLSLKEFYEGLTDKELGERQEFAYEAAVRLRDRLVAGEVWERMGVDPKVALSVMRPAGMTKNDDPFQQMLFSKIVPNLSKLGLLDANSGWLRAKFDNIGLTQFESWADTSIEYELLDAVSADRAAAEAETA, via the coding sequence ATGGCAACCGACGCTGACATCCTCGGCCGCGACGAGCAGGACGATCTCGACTGGATCCTCGACCAGAAGCCCGACTGGGAAGCGACGATCCGCACCGTCGAGGCCAACGCCGACACCATCTTCACGTGGGACTACGAGCGTTCGCGTCTGCCCCTGTCGAAGCTGTACGAGAAGGCCAAGACGGCGCAGTGGAACGGCTCGACCGACCTCGACTGGAGCCAGGACGTCGACCAGGAGAAGTTGGCGGCCATGTCGCCCGACGCCAACCCCGAGATGCTCGCCGCCATGGGGATCGACCTCACCGGCACGCCGATGGCCAAGTGGTCGGACAAGGAATGGCAGGAGCTGGCCATCCACCAGCAGAACTTCATGCTCAGCCAGTTCATGCACGGTGAGCAGGGCGCGCTGATCTGCACCGCCAAGATCGTCGAGACCGTCCCGTGGATCGACGCCAAGTACTACGCCGCGACCCAGGTGATGGACGAGGCCCGCCACGTCGAAGTCTTCGCCCGCTACCTCGACGAGAAGCTGAACGGCCACTTCCCGCTCAACCCGCACCTCGGGATGCTGCTCGACGACATCATCAGCGACGAACGCTGGGACTTCACCTACCTCGGGATGCAGATCATGGTCGAGGGCCTCGCCCTCGCGGCGTTCGGTCTCGTGCAGGCCGTCACCCCCGAGCCGCTGCTCCAGAAGCTGCTGCGCTACGTGATGTCCGACGAGGCGCGCCACGTCGCCTTCGGCGTGCTGTCGCTCAAGGAGTTCTACGAAGGCCTCACCGACAAGGAACTCGGCGAGCGCCAGGAGTTCGCCTACGAGGCGGCCGTGCGCTTGCGCGACCGGCTCGTGGCCGGTGAGGTGTGGGAGCGCATGGGCGTCGATCCCAAGGTGGCGCTGTCGGTCATGCGCCCGGCGGGGATGACCAAGAACGACGACCCGTTCCAGCAGATGCTGTTTTCCAAGATCGTGCCGAACCTGTCGAAGCTCGGCCTGCTCGACGCCAACAGCGGCTGGCTGCGCGCCAAGTTCGACAACATCGGCCTGACGCAGTTCGAGAGCTGGGCCGACACGTCGATCGAGTACGAACTGCTCGATGCCGTCAGCGCCGACCGCGCCGCGGCGGAGGCCGAGACGGCCTGA
- a CDS encoding PIN domain-containing protein, translating to MYAADTSVAVPFVHAAHGAHPQARTAVTRARPALAGHAAFETFSVLTRLPLPDRLSPAEARRAIDENFGEPSWLTVHGTARVWALLREGRLAGGAVYDALVAQAAFDHERTLLTLDRRAARTYEVVGVEFELLS from the coding sequence GTGTACGCCGCTGACACCAGCGTCGCGGTGCCGTTCGTACACGCCGCGCACGGCGCGCATCCACAGGCGCGTACCGCGGTGACGCGCGCGCGGCCCGCCTTGGCGGGCCATGCGGCGTTCGAGACGTTTTCGGTGCTCACCCGGCTGCCGTTGCCCGATCGCCTCTCGCCCGCTGAGGCGCGTCGGGCGATCGACGAGAACTTCGGCGAGCCGTCATGGCTCACCGTGCACGGGACGGCGCGGGTGTGGGCTTTGCTTCGCGAAGGGCGGCTTGCAGGCGGCGCCGTTTACGACGCGCTCGTGGCACAAGCCGCCTTCGACCACGAGCGCACGTTGCTGACGCTGGACCGTCGGGCGGCGCGGACCTACGAAGTTGTCGGGGTCGAGTTCGAGTTACTGAGCTGA
- a CDS encoding AbrB/MazE/SpoVT family DNA-binding domain-containing protein, which translates to MRTTIDSAGRVVIPKPIRDALGLVGGTEVDIVLDGVSIRIDGREPEGPGLVERDGFLVIPQRPDSIELTVADVRRMRMQGYGLSDED; encoded by the coding sequence ATGCGCACTACCATCGACAGCGCCGGCCGGGTGGTGATCCCGAAACCGATCCGCGACGCCCTCGGCCTCGTCGGCGGTACCGAGGTCGACATCGTCCTCGACGGAGTGTCGATCCGCATCGACGGCCGCGAGCCCGAAGGTCCCGGGTTGGTCGAGCGCGACGGATTCCTCGTCATCCCGCAACGACCCGACTCGATCGAGCTGACGGTGGCCGACGTTCGTCGCATGCGGATGCAGGGTTACGGATTGTCCGACGAGGACTAG
- a CDS encoding acyltransferase gives MAEAQDGAEQARERARYRPALDGLRALAVVAVLMFHSGSKNFVPGLYPGGRYGVDVFFVLSGYLITGLLLAEYAKTGTVSLKKFYMRRALRLLPGLVLLIGYTAFVVVVVGHNAEGRSAFIAVIPVIFYVGNWAVAANAKQEGLFGHTWTLALEEQFYLCWPPVLKRALRRDPGARRIAAGLVIAVVAIGVFRAVLTAANVSNLYQPVWRFDGLFLGSLLAVFLDRIDTGALRARLQSPALGAAALLVVFGFTLVLPFHTTFEGMGGLSLFLVATAVLVGFAALADQKSGINQVLSWKPLAALGRISYGVYLFHPATNALLHSTRIARLPNGVEVVLQETVSIAIAAASYLLIERRILALKARFQPLDHSETLQRSPVDQ, from the coding sequence ATCGCGGAGGCACAAGACGGGGCGGAGCAAGCACGAGAACGGGCGCGCTATCGCCCCGCGCTCGACGGGCTGCGCGCCCTCGCGGTCGTGGCCGTGCTCATGTTCCACAGCGGCTCGAAGAACTTCGTGCCCGGGCTCTATCCCGGCGGCCGCTACGGCGTCGACGTCTTCTTCGTGCTCTCCGGCTACCTGATCACGGGCCTGCTGCTCGCCGAGTACGCCAAGACGGGCACCGTGTCGCTCAAAAAGTTCTACATGCGCCGCGCCCTGCGCCTGCTGCCTGGTCTCGTCCTGCTGATCGGCTACACGGCGTTTGTGGTGGTGGTGGTCGGCCACAACGCCGAAGGACGCTCGGCGTTCATCGCGGTGATCCCGGTCATCTTCTACGTCGGGAACTGGGCGGTGGCGGCCAACGCCAAGCAGGAGGGCCTGTTCGGCCACACCTGGACCCTGGCGCTCGAAGAGCAGTTCTACCTGTGCTGGCCGCCGGTGCTGAAGCGGGCGCTGCGCCGCGACCCGGGCGCCCGCCGCATCGCCGCCGGCCTCGTGATCGCCGTCGTGGCCATCGGCGTGTTCCGCGCCGTCCTCACCGCCGCGAACGTCAGCAACCTCTACCAACCGGTGTGGCGCTTCGACGGCCTCTTCCTCGGCAGCCTGCTGGCGGTGTTCCTCGACCGCATCGACACCGGCGCGCTGCGGGCCCGCTTGCAGTCACCGGCGCTCGGTGCCGCCGCCCTCCTCGTCGTGTTCGGCTTCACGCTCGTGTTGCCGTTCCACACGACGTTCGAGGGCATGGGCGGGCTGAGCTTGTTCCTCGTCGCCACCGCCGTCCTCGTCGGGTTCGCGGCGCTGGCCGACCAGAAGAGCGGCATCAACCAGGTGCTGTCGTGGAAGCCGCTCGCCGCCCTCGGCCGGATCTCCTACGGCGTGTACCTGTTCCATCCCGCGACGAACGCGCTGCTCCACTCGACGCGCATCGCCCGCCTCCCCAACGGCGTCGAGGTGGTGCTTCAGGAGACGGTGTCGATCGCCATCGCCGCCGCGTCGTACCTGCTGATCGAGCGCCGCATCCTCGCCCTCAAGGCCCGCTTCCAGCCCCTTGACCATTCAGAGACGTTGCAACGTTCGCCCGTTGACCAATAA